One Neisseria sicca genomic region harbors:
- a CDS encoding VanZ family protein, whose product MKFYINKFSLLAIVWFVAGIYSLIFKESGNTPPPFPNFDKVAHFALFFAQIWLLAKSYIHEKAKIPYLGLLIFALLFAVGSEWAQATFTTTREGSIGDGIADMLGSGVALWVAAKINTSKNPSSSQSH is encoded by the coding sequence ATGAAGTTTTACATCAATAAATTCAGCCTGTTGGCTATCGTTTGGTTTGTGGCCGGTATCTATTCTTTGATTTTCAAGGAATCTGGCAATACGCCGCCACCGTTTCCCAATTTCGACAAAGTAGCCCACTTCGCTTTGTTTTTTGCCCAGATTTGGTTATTGGCAAAATCTTATATTCACGAAAAAGCAAAAATTCCGTATCTCGGTTTGTTGATATTCGCACTTCTGTTTGCTGTTGGAAGTGAATGGGCACAAGCTACGTTTACCACAACACGCGAAGGCTCTATTGGTGACGGCATTGCGGATATGTTGGGCTCAGGTGTCGCGTTATGGGTTGCAGCAAAAATTAATACATCCAAAAACCCTTCTTCTTCCCAGTCCCATTAA